The genomic segment CCCGGGTCGCGGTCGGCGACGAGGTCGTCCTGGTCGAGCTGACCGACCCGGCCGACCCGTCGGCGAAGTCCTACAACATCGCCGAGCACCAGCGCGGTACGCCGCTGATCTGGCTGATGGTGCTGTTCGCCGCCGCGATCGTGGCGTTCGGCCGCTGGCGCGGGCTCGCCGCGCTCGGCGGCCTGGTGGCCAGCTTCGCCATCCTGCTCGGCTTCGTGCTGCCCGGTATCGGTGCCGGCCAGCCACCGCTGCTGGTGGCGATCGTCGGCGCTGCGTTGATCATGTTCGTGGTGCTCTACCTGACGCACGGGATCACCGCGCAGACGTCGGTGGCGGTGCTCGGCACGCTCGGCAGCCTGGTGATCACCGGCGTGCTCGGCCTGCTCGCCACGTCCGCCACCCACCTGACCGGCTTCGGCAGCGAGGACGCCACCACGCTGTCCATGTTCCAGGGCGACGTGGACCTGCACGGACTGCTGCTAGCCGGCATCATCATCGGCTCGCTGGGCGTCCTGGACGACGTGACGGTCACCCAGGCGGCCACCGTCACCGAACTGGCGCACGCCAACCCCGGGCTGTCCCGGCGGCAGCTCTACCGGGCCGCGACCCGGGTCGGCCGGGCCCACATCGCGTCCACCGTCAACACCATCGTGCTGGCGTACGCGGGCGCCTCGCTGCCGCTGCTGCTCCTGCTGGTCGCCGACTCCCGCCCGGTCAGCGAAATCCTCACCAGTGAGTTCCTCGCCCAGGAGATCGTCCGCAGCGCGGTGGCCACGCTCGGCCTGATCGCCGCCGTAC from the Micromonospora sp. WMMA1947 genome contains:
- a CDS encoding YibE/F family protein; translation: MGADHTHPAPAAPPGVRRLLVAVVVPLFALTVIAALVLWPRQDREPVGGADVPRYHGTVTRVVTEPCPPTPEAPEGGGGPCGTVTVTAEQGPDAGRQVETPIPAGPGAPRVAVGDEVVLVELTDPADPSAKSYNIAEHQRGTPLIWLMVLFAAAIVAFGRWRGLAALGGLVASFAILLGFVLPGIGAGQPPLLVAIVGAALIMFVVLYLTHGITAQTSVAVLGTLGSLVITGVLGLLATSATHLTGFGSEDATTLSMFQGDVDLHGLLLAGIIIGSLGVLDDVTVTQAATVTELAHANPGLSRRQLYRAATRVGRAHIASTVNTIVLAYAGASLPLLLLLVADSRPVSEILTSEFLAQEIVRSAVATLGLIAAVPLTTGLAAIVTTAGRRSRGAEPAPPAPRPPAGRDDALEALGGGKSTEAAW